GATGAACCCAAGCTTGAAAGAAAATCTGCAATGTTGTGTATCAGTGGATTCAGACGCCAAGCATGATGAGAGATTTCAGCTTTGATGAGCCTATGGAGGTCAGCATTTGCAATAAATATAGTGTTGATATGAAGATTCGACACAAGGACTCTGCCAAGAGTTGCAATAAGCGCCAGAGCCTCTGCTTCAAGGATTGAGTCAGCATGATTATTGCAGCAACCTGCACAAATGAGCAGAGGTTTTGCATCTGTAAGATAAAAGCCTGCACCAAAAACTCCAGTCTCACAATTGCCCAcagaaaaaacaaagagaaatgaATTGTCAGAGAAATAGAAGATTATGCCAGATATTGACTTCATCACACAAAACATTATGGGTAGAAAGGCAAACAACTGATGGAATCCAACAAATAGACAACAAGGACCATAGGACActataaaattaccaaaaactgTATGCATAATTCAAGTTATAAGATGCCACGAAACATGATCATACACCTTGATGTTATCAACAGAATTATGCTAATCTTGCCATCAAATaaatacacattaaaaaaattattttcaaatataaaaactcTGGTGAATGTCAtcgtagaaaaaaaaaataatacacataCGATCATGGCCAAAGAAACAATGTGTTTtaagaagggaaaaaaatagtaatgattggtcttgataggggtgtcaaacgggccgtgcTGGCCCAATCCCCGGGCCGTGCTGGGCTAGGGGTTTGCGGCCCGCTTCGGGCCAACATGGCCCGGCACGCtaaatgtaagtttttttaaaaaaaaaaaaatttttttggtatattttttgtttttttagtcaataagcttttagttctatatttttcagttttaggatatttttttatatttttttagcaattttagggtatttttaatatttttggggtttaaaataaaaaaatataaatataatataacctGGGCCAGGGCCACGTCTTGAGCCGACGTTGAGTGGTTGGCGGCGTGCCCGACACGATTTCTAGACTGGCCGTGCCGGCCCGAACACTAGCAGTGCATGGGTCGCCAGTGGGCCGGcccggcccgtttgacacccctAGGTCTTGAAAAAGAAAGTTGGATACcttatttagtccctctattatagttAATTTACCATTTAGTCCCCCTATTATAATTTGTCTTCCGTCAGTCCTTCTATTTTTAAGTTTGAGAAATGTCAGTCCCTCTATTAAATGacagtctctttttttttgtccaagACGTTGATTTGGCGCATATcacttctaaaataataataataaaagcacTAAGTATAATAATacgaaattaatattttatttaaaaaaaactgttttttaaGAGAAAGACTGATATTTTCCAAATATGAAGATAGATGGGACTGACAATggacaaattataataaaagacTAAAGGGGCAAATCAACCATAATAAAGAAACTAACATCttaaaccaaaaagaaatatcACAATCACAAAAGATAAATAAGTGCATTCACAGTTAAAGGATAAAACTATTTTCAATCTCTAAAggctcattttttttctttgtacttTCAAAATGTTCCTTATGTTACCTGTACTTtaactttttgttcattttcctCCATAAAAATATGACTTCGCTTGTTACTTGACAtacaatgcaaaataaataattattttatcaacttacCCAAATCactttatttcttaattaaaaagaaaaactttcaGATTATATGTTTCCTTCCAGCCAAAGTCAAACCcaagaaataaaatgaacaaaagatgcaAACTACGTGGAAAGGAAAAGGACTAAAAATAGTTGTATCCACTAGCATGTTTTAATGTCCGGAAAGTCCTCAAGAAATTGCATGATAGCTTATATACCCACATGAACACACTGAACAGAAGTGGCTTAAGGTTACAGTTATCATAAGAAACACAGCCTAATAACTGAAAATGCAAAGAAACCTTTTCAGGACAGTGAATTTGCAAATGTATGAAACAACCACCAAAATAAACTACAGAGATTTTATCATCATGGAAAACTGATTTGCAAAGCAACCAGCAAGTCACATGCAGGGACTATGATAACTTTTGCAGCAATGCACTAGCACGATTGTCCAAGTTTGGAGCACGAGGCAGAAATGTTTCCCTGTTCCCCAAGTGATACCGGAGCAATCTTCCTCGTAAGACCAAGCCGAGAGTCCAACCTTAtcttctcccaatttacaaatCCATGGTAGTATATTCCAAGAAGCAATCTAGAATCATCGACTAATGAGATTTTCAAGAGTGTTAGCTTACCGGTATAGAGAGTAATTCAATCAAACTTAAACAAGAGGCTAGCGAGGAAACAATTCTACCAGGTTTCCAGCCACAGCTTTTAGACCATTGTGGACTTTTATGATGTGTTACCAATCGAAACTGGGAAACTGGATCAGGGTACCTGCTTGTTTGCTTTGCCAGAAGCTGTAGTTCTAACACACGATTAAGTAGTTCATGTGCTTTTACAGAGACaccaaaaaaaatccaacaaagaCCCCTGTAAAAAGCCCAATGAGATCTTCTAATAACCTGTGATGCATGTAAATGTAATCAATAATAACTAATATACAATTAACAATTTAGGCTTCATAATCTCATTCTAAAGATGGAACAGAAACCTTCATATCAACATTTCTTCTAATTGCTTCTTGGCAACCCTCAATTAACAACTCAAACAGCTCAATCTGAAAATCATACCGCTTCAATTGTACCATCAACTTCTGACACTATTAAGCTTATTTGGCTTTGGTTTCCAAACCTTTTGACCTGAAGAGTAGGATAAACCCTAAGGTTTCATGTCCTTATATTTTTTCTCGAAAGAAAATTTTGTGCTCAAATATATTTTCACTGCAAACTCTTAGACATAGTACAGCCAGTAAAATGTGtaatttgataattaatgaCTCCTAATATAGAGAGACATACACTTCCCAGATATATAAACTGTGGCAGTCAATGACTGGCAGATGGAAAGAACATTTATTTTCTAGATAAAAAAGCAATGATGTAACTTTCATTGAATACCAAGAAACTAAACCAAACAGAGAGAAGACTCATGTAGGCATGACACGTGCATAGGAAAATAGAGGACTTAACTGAGAAATGTTGCATGCATTATTAGAAATAGAA
The DNA window shown above is from Dioscorea cayenensis subsp. rotundata cultivar TDr96_F1 chromosome 12, TDr96_F1_v2_PseudoChromosome.rev07_lg8_w22 25.fasta, whole genome shotgun sequence and carries:
- the LOC120273504 gene encoding protein CHROMATIN REMODELING 5-like isoform X1, which translates into the protein MDIDEILERAEKVETKTADGESGSELLSAFKVANFHSAEDDGTFWSRLIPPEVVDHDAALAPRAARTPKSYAETNQPEKSTKRKKRGLESQDNKPQRCSTRATNIAVHSLPIIDGASAYVRGWLYGNLSKKDASLFIRAVKRFGNQSQISLIVSEVDGTIEAVIRRSHWAFYRGLCWIFFGVSVKAHELLNRVLELQLLAKQTSRYPDPVSQFRLVTHHKSPQWSKSCGWKPVDDSRLLLGIYYHGFVNWEKIRLDSRLGLTRKIAPVSLGEQGNISASCSKLGQSC
- the LOC120273504 gene encoding protein CHROMATIN REMODELING 5-like isoform X2, whose amino-acid sequence is MIILAISSISQLIQAALAPRAARTPKSYAETNQPEKSTKRKKRGLESQDNKPQRCSTRATNIAVHSLPIIDGASAYVRGWLYGNLSKKDASLFIRAVKRFGNQSQISLIVSEVDGTIEAVIRRSHWAFYRGLCWIFFGVSVKAHELLNRVLELQLLAKQTSRYPDPVSQFRLVTHHKSPQWSKSCGWKPVDDSRLLLGIYYHGFVNWEKIRLDSRLGLTRKIAPVSLGEQGNISASCSKLGQSC